In the genome of Deinococcus yavapaiensis KR-236, one region contains:
- a CDS encoding response regulator: MDQAMSGDLFESFLLDSWETLASFERLVAALRERYDETSLHDLAVIAHRIKGTTALYGYPQMSRLAELAERLLELRPRLDEEGREGLIAFLERLAVCLRGALERVSAQEGEGELGLTFAELGGTALLQQLLSSAPKAFVRKTVDGADGRQQNLSEQLTSFARKNAEIWTYFAPEAREHIELMRSILDQGARRGEDLTGLFRSAHTLKGSSYMVGCTPLGDLGHLLEDVLGAAREGRLDLQGGAALVLAEGIDLAERMLLVAEGEETDLTRVHRHTRRKLLALRGEEDDSANIVPEATATPEPAPAPSAARGADASSTVRVSTRKLDDLMRSVGELIVRRSRLDYQLEQFADLERLLAASTERLSRTVLEFEEKYLHPHLQAAGSPETTDATAEPTAEALRPASSVTATVSELFDELEFDSYGDLNVVARAVSEMSADLAELQQSFTTRLSVLREESESLGKLARSVRTDVSRARRVPFSGAAARLKRWARTRGADILKLDVQGENVEVDTVVLEALTAPLLHLANNALAHGVEPAAVREALGKPREGQLLVRAEARGAFLDVEFSDDGAGIDLATVREKARGRVNDAQLNAMSDDELTSLIFLPGLSTSSEVTSEAGRGVGMDVVSEAVRRLGGQVLVRSVRGVGTTFTLRVPLTQQITDALVFTVGDLLGGFPTGMVRALNEVPVGSVLVTDAGEQIDLAGERLRLYRLADLLGYTPPQEEALKVIVVESGGRKSAVVVDGFVGLEELAVRQPGALLGDVGYLAGGALDRAGNVVLLFDPLGVEQLSGGAVSTGLPKVSVRASAKRVLLVDDSVSVRRVVSSMLSRAGYAVKTAGDGAEALDLLRVDSDFSAVLTDLEMPRVNGFELIEEVRRRPTTAHLPIVVMTTRAGDKHQTLAKSLGATDYFSKPIDEARLLRRLADLTSAGIRA, encoded by the coding sequence GTGGATCAAGCAATGTCCGGCGACTTGTTCGAGAGTTTTTTGCTCGACTCGTGGGAAACGCTGGCAAGCTTCGAACGCCTCGTAGCAGCGCTGCGCGAGCGTTACGACGAGACGTCGCTGCACGACCTCGCCGTCATCGCGCACCGCATCAAGGGTACGACCGCTTTGTACGGCTATCCGCAGATGTCGCGCCTGGCAGAGCTCGCCGAGCGTCTGCTAGAACTACGCCCCAGGCTCGACGAGGAAGGACGCGAAGGGCTCATCGCCTTTCTGGAGCGCCTCGCGGTGTGCTTGCGCGGCGCGTTGGAACGCGTGAGCGCCCAAGAAGGCGAAGGCGAGCTCGGACTCACGTTCGCCGAGCTCGGCGGCACGGCCTTGCTGCAACAACTGTTGTCGAGCGCGCCCAAAGCGTTCGTTCGAAAGACGGTGGACGGAGCGGACGGGCGTCAGCAGAACTTGAGCGAACAGCTCACGTCCTTCGCCCGCAAGAACGCGGAAATCTGGACGTACTTCGCTCCCGAGGCTCGCGAGCACATCGAGCTGATGCGGTCGATCCTCGATCAAGGCGCACGTCGCGGCGAGGATCTCACGGGCCTGTTCCGTTCCGCGCACACCCTCAAGGGCTCGTCGTACATGGTGGGCTGCACGCCGCTCGGCGACCTCGGGCACCTGCTCGAAGACGTCTTGGGCGCCGCGCGTGAAGGGCGTCTCGATCTGCAAGGCGGCGCGGCCCTCGTGCTCGCCGAAGGCATCGATCTGGCCGAGCGCATGCTGCTCGTCGCGGAAGGCGAGGAGACAGACCTCACGCGCGTTCATCGCCACACGCGCCGCAAGCTGCTCGCCCTGCGCGGCGAGGAGGACGACTCGGCGAACATCGTCCCGGAGGCGACCGCCACGCCCGAGCCCGCTCCTGCCCCGTCCGCCGCTCGCGGAGCCGACGCGTCGTCGACCGTGCGCGTGTCGACGCGCAAGCTCGACGACTTGATGCGGTCGGTCGGGGAACTCATCGTGAGGCGCTCTCGCCTCGATTACCAACTCGAGCAATTCGCCGACTTGGAACGACTGCTCGCGGCGAGTACCGAGCGCCTCTCGCGCACGGTTCTTGAATTCGAAGAAAAGTACCTTCACCCCCACCTTCAGGCGGCGGGCTCGCCCGAGACCACGGACGCGACGGCCGAGCCGACCGCTGAGGCGCTCCGACCCGCGTCGAGCGTCACGGCGACCGTGAGCGAGCTGTTCGACGAGTTGGAATTCGACTCGTACGGCGACCTCAACGTCGTCGCGCGGGCGGTATCCGAGATGTCGGCCGACCTCGCGGAATTGCAGCAGAGCTTCACGACGAGGCTCTCGGTGCTGCGAGAGGAAAGCGAGTCGCTCGGCAAGTTGGCGCGCTCGGTACGAACGGACGTGTCGCGCGCTCGACGCGTTCCATTCTCGGGAGCGGCGGCGCGTTTGAAGCGCTGGGCGCGCACGCGCGGCGCCGACATCTTGAAGCTGGACGTGCAAGGCGAGAACGTCGAAGTCGATACGGTGGTGCTGGAGGCCCTCACGGCGCCGCTGTTGCACCTCGCCAACAATGCGCTCGCCCACGGCGTCGAGCCTGCGGCGGTGCGCGAAGCCCTCGGCAAGCCCCGCGAAGGGCAACTCCTCGTGCGCGCGGAAGCGCGAGGCGCCTTCTTGGACGTGGAGTTCAGCGACGACGGAGCGGGGATCGACCTCGCGACCGTGCGTGAAAAGGCGCGCGGCCGCGTGAACGACGCGCAGCTGAACGCCATGTCGGACGACGAATTGACCTCTTTGATCTTCCTGCCCGGCCTTTCGACGTCTTCGGAAGTGACGTCGGAGGCGGGGCGCGGCGTCGGGATGGACGTCGTCTCGGAAGCCGTTCGCCGTCTCGGCGGACAGGTGCTCGTACGGTCGGTGCGCGGCGTCGGCACCACCTTCACGTTGCGCGTGCCACTCACTCAGCAGATCACGGACGCGCTTGTCTTCACCGTCGGGGACTTGCTCGGCGGCTTCCCGACGGGCATGGTTCGCGCTTTGAACGAGGTGCCCGTCGGTTCGGTCCTCGTCACGGACGCGGGCGAGCAGATCGACCTCGCGGGTGAACGTCTCCGCCTCTATCGCTTGGCAGACCTCCTCGGCTACACTCCTCCTCAAGAGGAGGCCTTGAAGGTGATCGTGGTGGAGTCTGGAGGACGCAAGTCCGCCGTCGTGGTCGACGGGTTTGTAGGCTTGGAGGAATTGGCGGTGCGACAACCTGGCGCCCTGCTGGGAGACGTCGGGTATCTCGCGGGCGGCGCCCTCGATCGCGCGGGCAACGTCGTGCTGCTGTTCGATCCGCTCGGCGTGGAGCAGCTTTCGGGAGGGGCCGTTTCGACGGGGCTTCCGAAAGTCTCCGTGCGAGCCAGTGCCAAGCGCGTGTTGCTCGTCGACGACTCGGTCAGCGTGCGGCGCGTCGTGTCGAGCATGCTGTCGCGGGCAGGCTACGCCGTGAAGACCGCCGGGGACGGCGCGGAAGCGCTCGACTTGCTGCGCGTCGACTCGGACTTCTCGGCCGTGCTCACGGACCTCGAGATGCCGCGCGTCAACGGCTTCGAACTCATCGAAGAGGTGCGGCGTCGCCCGACGACCGCGCATCTGCCGATCGTCGTCATGACGACGCGCGCCGGTGACAAGCACCAAACGCTCGCGAAGTCGCTTGGCGCGACGGATTACTTCAGCAAACCCATCGACGAGGCACGCTTGTTACGCCGCCTCGCCGACCTCACGAGTGCCGGGATTCGGGCGTGA
- a CDS encoding response regulator, which yields MSNNARRARLAEHLRLVGVDVREAQSALEALTQLERTVPDAIVCDAQLQDMTGMEMLDIVRSEPQYSSLVFLLVGSEELSSFGLRDLAVSADATPSDILRELRLILDFNPLGVQEVSGSFETLGWMGVLRALNQGRRSGELRVTVESSDSRVWLQSGQIVHARYGLLQGEAAITALHGGLMNLVNADYTFTAGTPAVPRSITTPTPVLLGRAAPSDVLRLPVD from the coding sequence ATGTCGAACAACGCACGTCGAGCTCGCCTTGCCGAGCATCTTCGCCTCGTCGGCGTGGATGTGCGTGAAGCGCAAAGCGCGCTCGAAGCGTTGACGCAACTCGAGCGGACGGTGCCGGACGCGATCGTGTGCGACGCGCAGTTGCAGGACATGACGGGCATGGAAATGCTCGACATCGTTCGCAGCGAACCCCAGTACTCGTCGCTGGTGTTCTTGCTGGTCGGCAGTGAGGAGCTTTCGAGCTTCGGCCTTCGAGATCTCGCCGTGTCCGCCGACGCCACGCCTTCGGACATTCTCCGCGAACTTCGCCTGATCCTCGACTTCAATCCTTTGGGCGTGCAGGAAGTGTCCGGCTCGTTCGAGACGTTGGGTTGGATGGGTGTGCTGCGCGCGCTCAACCAAGGGCGGCGCAGCGGCGAGTTGCGCGTGACGGTCGAATCGAGCGATTCACGCGTCTGGCTGCAAAGCGGACAGATCGTGCACGCCCGCTACGGTCTGCTGCAGGGAGAAGCGGCCATCACAGCTTTGCACGGCGGCCTCATGAACCTCGTGAACGCCGATTACACCTTCACGGCCGGAACTCCGGCCGTTCCCCGGTCGATCACCACTCCCACCCCGGTGTTGCTGGGCCGTGCGGCGCCGAGTGACGTGCTGCGACTCCCCGTCGACTGA
- a CDS encoding response regulator, giving the protein MKQVLVVDDSLSVRKALEIILKPLSYTVRMADSGEAALAALGEAKVDLVIADVLMPGISGFELCEHIKTDPLHAQTPVVLISGIVSDEERAQATSVGAVQLVKKPFRAEDLLPVVQTALAGRPDEHDAPAAAPSLPSDGLLDALLSKQGIVSALVTSDGKALARRGDPLPDEDTLCQYVRFFASALSVVGTHLEEEWSGALLEYGKRSLLVAPLTARHTLLVVLKDAGASNVAKYVVKTQRPQFEAALSLN; this is encoded by the coding sequence ATGAAACAAGTTCTCGTCGTGGACGACAGCCTCAGCGTCCGCAAGGCGCTGGAAATCATCCTCAAGCCCTTGTCCTACACCGTTCGCATGGCCGATTCGGGCGAGGCGGCACTCGCCGCTCTCGGAGAAGCGAAGGTGGACCTCGTCATCGCGGACGTGCTCATGCCGGGTATCAGTGGCTTCGAGTTGTGCGAGCACATCAAGACGGATCCTTTGCACGCGCAAACGCCCGTCGTGCTGATCTCGGGCATCGTCAGCGACGAGGAGCGCGCGCAAGCGACGAGCGTCGGGGCGGTTCAGCTCGTCAAAAAGCCTTTTCGCGCCGAAGATCTGCTGCCCGTCGTGCAGACCGCCCTCGCGGGCAGGCCCGACGAGCACGACGCGCCCGCCGCTGCGCCGAGCCTGCCGAGCGACGGCTTGCTCGACGCGCTTCTCTCGAAGCAGGGCATTGTGAGCGCCCTCGTGACGAGCGACGGCAAGGCGCTCGCTCGTCGCGGCGATCCTCTGCCCGACGAGGACACGCTGTGCCAGTACGTTCGCTTCTTCGCGTCGGCCCTCTCGGTGGTCGGCACGCATTTGGAAGAGGAGTGGAGCGGCGCCTTGTTGGAGTACGGCAAGCGCTCACTCCTCGTCGCGCCCCTCACGGCGCGCCACACCTTGCTGGTCGTCTTGAAGGACGCGGGCGCTTCGAACGTCGCCAAGTACGTCGTGAAGACGCAGCGACCTCAATTCGAGGCGGCCTTGTCGCTGAACTGA
- a CDS encoding YbjN domain-containing protein — protein MMERTLNPLVQQYTDFLAQAGYEPSVDAEGDVYFKIQGGHYFLRVSEKDPLSFILLYPNFYAAKTEADRRRALEAASEVNTKTKAVKVFVAGGDTQATVEILLAREGDFKDVFPRALELLQAGVGRFREIVRERAAWPQSCMKA, from the coding sequence ATGATGGAGCGCACGCTCAACCCGCTGGTGCAACAATATACGGATTTCTTGGCGCAAGCGGGCTACGAGCCCAGCGTCGACGCCGAGGGAGACGTGTACTTCAAGATTCAAGGCGGCCACTACTTCCTGCGCGTCAGTGAAAAAGACCCGCTGTCCTTCATCCTGCTGTACCCGAACTTCTACGCTGCCAAGACCGAGGCGGACCGCCGCCGCGCGCTCGAAGCCGCTTCCGAAGTCAACACCAAGACGAAAGCCGTCAAGGTCTTCGTCGCGGGCGGCGATACTCAAGCGACCGTGGAAATTCTGTTGGCACGCGAAGGCGACTTCAAGGACGTGTTTCCCCGCGCCCTCGAACTGCTGCAAGCGGGCGTGGGCCGCTTCCGTGAAATCGTGCGCGAACGTGCCGCGTGGCCTCAATCTTGTATGAAGGCCTGA